The proteins below come from a single Brevundimonas sp. LM2 genomic window:
- a CDS encoding flagella basal body P-ring formation protein FlgA produces MSMLSLIAGVVLLASPALAETVTLKTNPVDADGRVTLGDVFDGAGSSANFILATRTGPSVVFEAAQLQAIASRNGLAWANPQGLRRVVVREASLAPATGGNTVPAAAHAAVAPAIRPMATPQRQARAARVIARNDTVEVAYVAGGVTLTVTGRATRDAAEGDRVPILNVASGRTIDAVAVGPGRALAGPEAQVAARSSAQFASR; encoded by the coding sequence ATGAGCATGCTGAGCCTGATCGCCGGTGTGGTCCTGCTGGCCTCCCCTGCCCTGGCCGAGACCGTGACGCTGAAGACAAATCCGGTCGACGCCGACGGCCGCGTCACCCTGGGCGACGTGTTCGACGGGGCCGGATCGTCGGCCAACTTCATCCTGGCCACCCGGACGGGGCCGTCGGTGGTGTTCGAAGCCGCCCAGCTGCAGGCCATCGCCTCCCGCAACGGCCTTGCCTGGGCCAATCCCCAGGGTCTGCGCCGCGTCGTGGTGCGCGAAGCCTCCCTGGCCCCGGCGACGGGGGGCAACACGGTTCCGGCGGCGGCCCACGCGGCCGTGGCACCGGCCATCCGCCCCATGGCGACCCCGCAGCGCCAGGCCCGCGCGGCCCGGGTCATCGCCCGCAACGACACGGTCGAGGTCGCCTATGTCGCCGGGGGCGTCACCCTGACCGTCACCGGACGCGCCACCCGCGACGCCGCCGAGGGTGACCGGGTGCCGATCCTGAACGTGGCCTCGGGCCGCACCATCGACGCCGTGGCCGTCGGCCCGGGCCGCGCCCTCGCGGGCCCGGAGGCCCAGGTCGCCGCCCGCAGTTCCGCCCAGTTCGCCTCGCGCTAG
- the flgG gene encoding flagellar basal-body rod protein FlgG codes for MRALRTAASGMAAQQLNVEVISNNIANMNTVGYKRQRAEFQDLIYQNVERMGAQSSAQGTVVPTGIQVGLGVKAGSVYRITEQGTPTQTGNDYDIAVDGKGYFQITLPSGEIGYSRAGNFSLSAEGQLVTEDGYAVEPAITIPQDAIDVSISKSGQVQVITDGATEPAVVGQLELATFFNEAGLEAIGDNLLLETAASGPATVGTPGEPGFGQLLQGYTEASNVDAVTEISALIIAQRAYEMNSKVITTADEMMSVSAQVKG; via the coding sequence ATGCGCGCTCTCAGAACCGCAGCCTCGGGCATGGCCGCCCAGCAGCTGAACGTGGAGGTCATCTCCAACAACATCGCCAACATGAATACGGTCGGATACAAGCGCCAGCGCGCCGAGTTCCAGGACCTGATCTACCAGAACGTCGAACGGATGGGGGCCCAGTCGTCGGCCCAGGGCACGGTCGTCCCGACCGGCATCCAGGTCGGCCTGGGCGTCAAGGCAGGCAGCGTCTATCGCATCACCGAACAGGGCACGCCGACCCAGACCGGCAACGACTATGACATCGCCGTCGACGGCAAGGGCTATTTCCAGATCACCCTGCCGTCCGGCGAGATCGGCTACAGCCGCGCCGGAAACTTCTCGCTGAGCGCCGAAGGACAGCTGGTGACCGAGGACGGCTATGCGGTCGAGCCGGCCATCACCATTCCCCAGGACGCGATCGACGTCAGCATCTCCAAGAGCGGCCAGGTGCAGGTCATCACCGACGGCGCGACCGAGCCGGCCGTCGTCGGCCAGCTGGAGCTGGCGACCTTCTTCAACGAGGCGGGGCTGGAGGCGATCGGCGACAACCTGCTGCTGGAAACCGCCGCTTCCGGTCCGGCCACCGTCGGGACGCCGGGCGAGCCCGGGTTCGGGCAACTTCTGCAGGGCTATACCGAAGCCTCGAACGTCGATGCCGTGACCGAGATCAGCGCCCTCATCATCGCCCAGCGCGCCTATGAGATGAACTCCAAGGTCATCACCACCGCCGACGAGATGATGAGCGTCTCCGCCCAGGTGAAGGGCTAG